The following coding sequences are from one Anopheles bellator chromosome X, idAnoBellAS_SP24_06.2, whole genome shotgun sequence window:
- the LOC131213524 gene encoding cell cycle control protein 50A: MSDTVDGPEVPKSKRPSDSAFKQQRLPAWQPVLTAGTVLPAFFLIGIFFIPIGAVLLISSNSINEFVYDYTHCMPDIGNQTCAEIISQNPGTTCECTVRFELTKDFLGRVYMYYGLTNYFQNHRRYVKSRDDDQLLGRLSPVPSSDCAPFAYADEEDQIPIAPCGAIANSLFSDKFELYSLNLGRKVPLLQTEIAWPSDRNIKFRNPEGDLKEALRGFRRPKAWKLELWELDETNKNNNGFQNEDLIVWMRTAALPTFRKLHRRIDHSQERFEEGLNKGNYSLRVMYSYSVIEFEGTKKFILSTTSVLGGKNPFLGFAYIVVGSACLLLGIVLLIIHLKCSKTNGGISSVHQRSSSRP; the protein is encoded by the exons ATGTCCGACACGGTCGATGGCCCTGAGGTTCCTAAATCGAAGCGCCCTTCAG ATTCGGCCTTCAAGCAGCAGCGTCTGCCTGCATGGCAGCCCGTCCTAACCGCTGGTACTGTTCTACCCGCCTTCTTTCTAATTGGCATTTTTTTCATACCGATCGGTGCAGTGCTGTTGATTTCATCGAACTCG ATAAATGAGTTTGTGTACGATTATACCCATTGCATGCCGGATATAGGCAATCAAACATGCGCCGAGATTATCAGTCAGAACCCAGGCACAACCTGCGAATGCACCGTGCGGTTCGAGTTAACGAAAGACTTTCTCGGTAGGGTGTACATGTACTATGGGCTGACCAACTATTTTCAAAACCACCGCCGCTACGTAAAATCGCGCGACGATGACCAGCTGCTTGGTCGTTTGTCGCCGGTACCATCAAGTGACTGTGCACCATTCGCATATGCTGACGAAGAAGATCAAATACCAATTGCGCCGTGTGGTGCGATTGCTAATTCATTGTTTAGTGACAAGTTCGAGTTGTATTCACTGAATCTCGGACGCAAGGTGCCCCTTTTGCAAACGGAAATTGCATGGCCATCTGATCGGAACATAAAGTTTCGCAATCCAGAGGGTGATTTAAAGGAGGCCCTGCGAGGTTTTAGACGCCCGAAAGCTTGGAAACTCGAACTGTGGGAGTTGGACGAAACCAACAAGAATAACAACGGTTTTCAGAACGAGGATCTAATTGTATGGATGCGCACCGCCGCACTGCCAACGTTCCGGAAGCTTCACCGTCGCATTGATCACTCGCAAGAGCGCTTTGAGGAGGGCCTTAACAAGGGCAACTATTCGCTTCGGGTCATGTACT CTTATTCGGTCATTGAATTTGAAGGAACCAAAAAATTCATCCTTTCAACCACATCAGTGTTGGGTGGTAAAAACCCGTTCCTCGGATTTGCCTACATAGTCGTTGGTAGTGCGTGCTTGCTGCTAGGAATAGTTCTACTCATCATTCACCTTAAGTGCAGTAAAAC AAACGGTGGAATCAGCAGCGTGCATCAAAGGTCGTCATCGCGCCCCTAG
- the LOC131213396 gene encoding all trans-polyprenyl-diphosphate synthase PDSS1 codes for MACLSSSSRVCARVVQEKLCQLAAATRSPSGLLQPMQQQQQQQHVPSMVSGSGHSGFGQGSVGGGGGSTMGKRTVLFPLFGSEPGIAGQAPGVLGAASATVTTARSFYSTAGDAASFTQPSSSSSSSSLAAAGPRVKHLGVPVIGRRTPPAAVPLYDRSQKGNAGVTLHPCMRGYSSVHTQQPAGPIREYNIDPYILLEDELKYIFEDIRQEISRATNHQELNKIAVYYFDGQGKAFRPMVAMLMAKALNYHMHNENSNIVSAQRQIAMISEMIHTASLVHDDVIDQSFARRGKPSVNVLWNHKKVTQAGDYILSVASMLLARLKHDEVTHILSQVLTDLVQGEFMQLGSKETENERFAHYFTKTYRKTASLIANSLKAVAVLSGADDQMAELSFQYGRNLGLAFQFVDDLLDFVSSSEAMGKPAAADLKLGLATAPVLFACEKFPELNPMILRRFREPGDVERAYELVHQSQGLEQTRFLARKHCIEALRLASQISESPYQKGLIVVGDFVLNRMK; via the exons ATGGCGTGTTTAAGTTCGTCCAGTCGGGTGTGTGCCCGCGTGGTGCAGGAGAAACTGTGTCAGTTGGCTGCGGCCACCAGGAGCCCATCCGGACTGCTGCAGcccatgcagcagcagcagcagcagcagcat GTGCCGTCCATGGTCAGCGGCAGTGGCCACAGTGGTTTCGGGCAGGGCAGTGTtggaggtggcggtggtagtACCATGGGCAAACGGACCGTGCTGTTCCCgctgttcggttcggaacCGGGAATTGCAGGGCAAGCGCCAGGAGTGCTGGGAGCCGCTAGCGCCACGGTTACCACAGCGCGCAGCTTCTACAGCACCGCGGGCGACGCTGCTAGCTTCACtcaaccatcatcgtcgtcgtcgtcgtcgtcgttggccgcgGCGGGGCCACGCGTCAAGCATCTGGGTGTTCCGGTGATCGGCCGCCGGACACCGCCAGCAGCTGTACCGCTGTACGACCGGAGCCAG AAGGGCAACGCCGGCGTCACACTGCATCCCTGTATGCGAGGCTACAGCTCCGTGCACACACAGCAGCCGGCTGGACCGATCCGGGAATACAACATCGATCCCTACATTCTGCTGGAGGATGAGCTGAAATACATCTTCGAGGATATCAGACAG GAAATCAGCCGAGCCACCAATCACCAAGAACTGAACAAAATCGCCGTGTACTACTTCGACGGCCAGGGGAAAGCGTTCCGACCGATGGTGGCCATGCTGATGGCGAAGGCCCTCAACTACCACATGCACAACGAGAACAG CAACATAGTGAGCGCACAGCGGCAGATAGCGATGATTTCGGAAATGATTCACACCGCCAGCCTAGTGCACGACGATGTCATCGATCAGTCATTCGCCCGGCGCGGCAAGCCGAGCGTGAACGTCCTTTGGAACCATAAAAAG GTGACACAAGCCGGTGACTACATCCTTTCGGTTGCCTCGATGCTGTTGGCCCGCCTGAAGCACGACGAAGTGACACACATCCTCAGTCAG GTGCTCACCGATCTGGTGCAGGGTGAGTTTATGCAGCTCGGCtcgaaggaaacggaaaacgaacgCTTTGCCCACTACTTCACGAAGACCTACCGTAAGACGGCATCGCTAATAGCCAACAGTTTGAAGGCG GTAGCGGTCCTGTCCGGTGCCGACGATCAGATGGCTGAGCTGAGCTTCCAGTATGGGCGCAATCTCGGGCTCGCGTTCCAGTTCGTCGACGATCTGCTGGACTTTGTGTCGAGCTCGGAAGCGATGGGcaaaccggccgccgccgacctGAAGCTGGGATTGGCCACCGCTCCGGTACTGTTCGCCTGTGAGAAG TTTCCCGAGCTGAACCCAATGATACTGCGTCGCTTCCGCGAACCCGGGGACGTCGAGCGGGCCTACGAGCTCGTGCACCAGTCGCAGGGCCTCGAACAGACCCGCTTCCTGGCACGCAAGCACTGCATAGAGGCGCTCCGGCTTGCCTCGCAGATCAGCGAGTCGCCGTACCAGAAGGGACTGATCGTGGTCGGTGACTTCGTCCTGAATCGCATGAAGTAG